In Deferribacter desulfuricans SSM1, the following are encoded in one genomic region:
- a CDS encoding HypC/HybG/HupF family hydrogenase formation chaperone, producing MCLGLPGKVVELKEFSAVVDIAGTKREVSTMMLAEDIEVGDYVMVHVGFAIAKMDPKEAEETLKTILEFVDEDDF from the coding sequence ATGTGTCTTGGATTACCTGGTAAGGTGGTTGAGCTAAAAGAGTTTTCAGCTGTTGTTGATATTGCAGGCACCAAGAGAGAAGTTTCAACTATGATGCTTGCAGAGGATATTGAAGTTGGTGATTACGTGATGGTGCATGTTGGTTTTGCTATAGCTAAGATGGATCCAAAAGAAGCTGAAGAAACACTTAAGACTATTTTGGAGTTTGTTGATGAAGATGATTTCTGA
- a CDS encoding cytochrome c3 family protein, with the protein MWGKIKEFIRRDPVVFVILITVIIAGFLFANIEVLHYTSESEFCGKCHPEKKVGPLGEYYTWSKNIHSTAEVECIDCHGEPGFVGYMKAKIGGLKDVYGELVLSDEHKLKVLAEGASNKEKAAELVTNETCMFCHTDSVNKKLRKERVMSVGVKFRKIDTVVNPRFRESFGRPDILTEDTRVGVTPNHKKHLEAGLNCVDCHLGVAHGGDFHNLPKMEDCFSCHYKVKKENKAAKVPDNMDCAACHTMQDKIQKGVFVKGLEETPWYMADLNCTDCHKDPFVRPNTDTCTSCHDSSYGQMLIDTQKEFTAKLKKLQKVRDKLFEERLEMPEGKRKLFNELQFIVRTMEMDGSKGFHNPEYFDLMVDKANELIEKIENYVEPEVKEETPVAEHAEKKTEHKAEKEVKKEEAQVLKADNPAELVEIAPETINIAENHSIKTTKKPVIFPHKKHYEMFKCEECHSKPEEGALKVEIKVLKGTSNTFHKELCFPCHKKYKVKKGTSCNTCHK; encoded by the coding sequence ATGTGGGGAAAAATTAAAGAATTCATAAGAAGAGATCCTGTAGTTTTTGTAATCTTAATAACTGTTATCATAGCTGGTTTTCTTTTTGCAAATATTGAAGTGCTTCATTATACTTCAGAATCTGAGTTTTGTGGCAAATGTCACCCAGAAAAAAAGGTAGGTCCTCTTGGAGAGTATTATACCTGGTCTAAAAATATACATTCAACTGCTGAAGTTGAGTGTATTGACTGTCATGGTGAACCTGGATTTGTTGGTTATATGAAAGCAAAAATTGGTGGATTAAAAGATGTTTATGGTGAGCTCGTGCTATCAGACGAGCACAAATTAAAAGTTTTAGCTGAAGGTGCTTCAAATAAGGAGAAAGCTGCTGAACTTGTTACTAATGAAACTTGTATGTTCTGTCATACTGATTCAGTTAATAAAAAGTTAAGAAAAGAACGTGTAATGTCTGTAGGTGTTAAATTTAGAAAGATTGATACTGTTGTTAATCCAAGATTCAGAGAGTCTTTTGGAAGACCTGATATTTTAACTGAGGATACAAGGGTAGGTGTTACCCCTAATCATAAAAAGCATTTAGAAGCAGGATTAAATTGTGTGGATTGTCACTTGGGTGTTGCCCATGGTGGTGACTTCCATAATTTACCAAAAATGGAAGATTGTTTTTCTTGTCACTATAAAGTTAAAAAAGAGAATAAAGCTGCCAAAGTCCCAGATAATATGGATTGTGCAGCATGTCATACAATGCAAGATAAAATACAAAAGGGTGTTTTTGTAAAAGGGTTAGAAGAAACACCATGGTATATGGCTGATTTAAATTGTACAGACTGTCATAAGGATCCTTTTGTAAGACCAAATACTGATACTTGTACATCTTGTCATGATTCTAGCTATGGACAGATGTTAATTGATACTCAAAAAGAGTTTACTGCTAAGCTGAAAAAGTTACAGAAAGTGCGTGATAAGCTCTTTGAAGAAAGACTTGAAATGCCAGAAGGGAAAAGAAAACTCTTTAACGAACTTCAGTTTATCGTGAGAACTATGGAAATGGATGGTTCTAAAGGTTTCCATAATCCAGAGTATTTCGATTTAATGGTGGATAAGGCAAATGAATTAATTGAAAAGATTGAAAATTATGTAGAGCCTGAAGTAAAAGAAGAAACTCCTGTGGCTGAACATGCTGAAAAGAAAACTGAGCATAAAGCTGAAAAAGAAGTGAAAAAAGAAGAAGCTCAGGTGTTAAAAGCTGATAATCCAGCAGAGCTTGTAGAAATAGCTCCTGAAACAATAAATATTGCTGAAAATCATTCAATTAAAACCACTAAGAAACCTGTTATTTTCCCACATAAGAAACATTATGAAATGTTTAAATGCGAAGAGTGTCACAGTAAGCCTGAAGAAGGTGCTTTAAAAGTAGAAATTAAGGTATTAAAAGGTACAAGCAACACTTTTCATAAAGAGTTGTGTTTCCCTTGTCATAAGAAGTATAAAGTTAAAAAAGGTACAAGTTGTAATACTTGTCATAAATAA
- the atpE gene encoding ATP synthase F0 subunit C, with translation MSAFASEGAAGGNYKWAIYLAAGLGIGIAAFGTGLGQGRAVGSAVEGISRNPSASGKIMTSMIVGLAMIESLAIYALVICLILLFVVK, from the coding sequence ATGAGTGCATTTGCATCTGAAGGTGCAGCAGGTGGTAACTATAAGTGGGCAATTTATCTTGCTGCAGGATTAGGTATCGGTATAGCTGCTTTTGGTACAGGTCTTGGCCAAGGTAGAGCAGTAGGTAGTGCAGTAGAAGGTATTTCTAGGAATCCTAGCGCATCTGGTAAAATTATGACATCTATGATCGTCGGTTTGGCGATGATAGAGTCACTTGCAATTTATGCACTTGTTATTTGTTTGATACTATTATTCGTAGTTAAATAA
- the atpB gene encoding F0F1 ATP synthase subunit A has product MEHPLNIFSFLPHEVQAKYIHVLMAFVVVLITLVLGSIASKMRSDIPGKGQNFFELLISGIYKMAIDIMGEEGKPYIPLIFAIGLYVFFSNVLGLIPGFISPTSNLNTTAAPAIVVFLTYNYIGFKKHGIGYIKHFMGPMLALAPLMFIIELIGHLSRPLSLSMRLFGNIFGEDLVIAILFMLVPYLVPLPMFFMGIFTSALQTYVFMMLSMIYISGALEEAH; this is encoded by the coding sequence ATGGAGCATCCACTTAATATTTTTTCTTTTTTACCTCATGAAGTTCAAGCTAAGTATATTCATGTATTGATGGCTTTTGTGGTTGTTTTAATAACTTTAGTTTTAGGATCAATTGCCAGCAAAATGAGATCAGATATCCCTGGAAAAGGGCAAAACTTTTTTGAGCTTTTAATATCTGGAATTTACAAAATGGCAATTGATATCATGGGGGAAGAAGGTAAACCTTATATCCCACTGATATTTGCAATAGGTTTATATGTTTTCTTTTCAAATGTTTTGGGGTTGATACCAGGTTTTATCTCTCCTACTTCTAACTTAAACACTACTGCTGCTCCAGCAATTGTTGTGTTTCTGACTTATAACTATATTGGATTTAAAAAGCATGGTATTGGCTATATCAAGCATTTTATGGGGCCAATGCTTGCTCTTGCGCCACTTATGTTTATTATTGAACTTATAGGCCATTTATCGAGACCATTGTCATTGTCTATGAGGCTTTTTGGTAATATTTTTGGTGAAGATTTGGTTATTGCAATTTTGTTTATGTTGGTTCCATATTTGGTGCCATTGCCAATGTTTTTCATGGGTATATTTACTAGCGCATTACAAACTTATGTTTTTATGATGTTGTCAATGATCTATATTAGTGGTGCTCTTGAAGAAGCACACTAA
- a CDS encoding ATP synthase subunit I, translating into MTNKIIIISLIFFIILYTVCKIVADAVFVKNLVFGYIITMMNFIMMSRKIKKFFNNEFGIGSGVGYFFRMILLVLVFGLWIKYYDIDVLGLLVGISILPLTIPLTVIIFQRRNTDGAST; encoded by the coding sequence ATGACGAATAAAATTATTATAATCTCGTTGATTTTTTTTATAATTTTGTATACAGTATGCAAAATTGTAGCTGATGCAGTGTTTGTTAAAAACTTAGTATTTGGTTATATTATTACGATGATGAACTTTATAATGATGAGTAGAAAAATAAAAAAGTTTTTTAATAACGAATTTGGTATTGGATCTGGTGTTGGTTATTTCTTTAGAATGATTTTGTTGGTGCTGGTTTTTGGGTTATGGATTAAATATTATGACATAGACGTGTTGGGGTTGTTAGTGGGGATTTCTATTTTACCTTTAACAATCCCTTTAACAGTTATTATTTTTCAGAGGAGGAATACGGATGGAGCATCCACTTAA
- a CDS encoding AtpZ/AtpI family protein, with protein sequence MKLNKKMRSFLNASSIGISVVAAIMIGTGMGVYLDKIFNTKPYLTLLFMVLGVIAGFKNIFYFIKRTDLYNEDDE encoded by the coding sequence ATGAAGCTGAATAAAAAGATGAGAAGTTTTTTAAATGCTAGTTCGATTGGTATTTCTGTTGTAGCTGCAATTATGATTGGTACTGGTATGGGGGTATATTTAGATAAGATATTTAACACTAAACCGTATTTGACTTTATTATTTATGGTTCTTGGGGTTATTGCTGGTTTTAAAAATATATTTTATTTTATAAAGAGAACCGATTTGTATAACGAAGATGACGAATAA
- a CDS encoding P-II family nitrogen regulator produces MKLVFIVINKTELLEEVLEYMVEVGVTGGTVFDSVGMGKILVYDIPIFAAFKELMIGSKASNKTVMTTVPDDLLDDFIEGIDKILHFDEPGSGVLFAIDIYKSRGLSKVE; encoded by the coding sequence ATGAAACTTGTATTTATTGTTATAAATAAAACTGAATTATTAGAAGAAGTGTTGGAGTATATGGTAGAAGTAGGGGTAACAGGAGGGACTGTATTCGATTCTGTAGGCATGGGTAAAATATTAGTTTATGATATCCCTATTTTTGCTGCTTTTAAGGAGTTGATGATAGGGAGTAAGGCTTCTAATAAAACTGTTATGACAACTGTTCCTGATGATTTGTTAGATGATTTTATAGAAGGGATTGATAAAATTTTACATTTTGATGAGCCTGGATCTGGTGTATTGTTTGCCATTGATATTTATAAAAGTAGAGGTTTAAGCAAAGTAGAATAA
- the hemL gene encoding glutamate-1-semialdehyde 2,1-aminomutase — protein MSLFEEAKKYIPGGVNSPVRAFGSVGGEPVFISKGKGSKIYDVKGKEYIDYVCSWGPLIVGHSNERIVSRLKEVIENGTSFGAPTELEIELAKLVVEYVPSIEMVRMVNSGTEAVMSAIRLARAYTDRKKIVKFEGCYHGHSDSLLVKAGSGALTFNQPSSPGVPDEFAKLTLIADYNDIESVKKLFKENKDEIAAVIIEPVAGNMGVVLPKGNFLKELESVCKNEGTLLIFDEIITGFRLAKGGAQEYFGIDPDITTLGKIIGGGLPVGAYGGKKEIMEMISPVGPVYQAGTLSGNPLAMAAGIETLKILGEEGFYDKLREKSNKLWEGFRENCNKLGLKFAFNCIESMGSLFFKEGVVESFADAVESDTKLYATFFHKMLAKGINLAPSQFEAMFVSSSHSEEDIDKTIKIHYEVLKEMFGN, from the coding sequence ATGAGTCTTTTTGAAGAAGCAAAAAAGTATATTCCTGGAGGAGTAAATTCTCCTGTTAGAGCTTTTGGTTCTGTAGGGGGAGAACCTGTTTTTATTTCAAAGGGGAAAGGTTCTAAAATCTATGATGTAAAGGGAAAAGAATACATAGACTATGTTTGTTCATGGGGGCCTTTAATTGTTGGTCATAGTAATGAAAGGATCGTTTCTAGATTAAAAGAAGTTATTGAAAATGGAACAAGCTTTGGTGCGCCAACAGAATTAGAAATTGAGTTAGCAAAATTAGTTGTCGAATATGTTCCTTCTATTGAAATGGTGCGTATGGTGAATTCAGGGACGGAAGCGGTAATGAGTGCTATTAGGCTTGCAAGGGCATACACAGATAGAAAAAAGATTGTAAAATTTGAAGGTTGTTATCATGGGCATTCTGATAGCTTGCTTGTAAAAGCTGGTAGTGGTGCACTTACTTTTAATCAACCAAGTAGCCCTGGTGTTCCTGATGAATTTGCTAAGTTAACTTTGATTGCTGACTATAATGATATAGAAAGTGTAAAAAAACTTTTTAAAGAGAATAAAGATGAAATTGCTGCAGTAATTATAGAACCTGTAGCTGGGAATATGGGTGTAGTGTTACCAAAAGGTAATTTTTTGAAAGAGCTTGAAAGTGTATGCAAAAATGAAGGGACGTTGTTGATTTTTGATGAAATTATTACTGGTTTTAGGCTTGCAAAAGGTGGAGCTCAAGAGTATTTCGGTATAGATCCTGATATTACAACATTAGGTAAAATTATTGGTGGTGGTTTGCCCGTTGGAGCTTATGGTGGTAAAAAAGAGATTATGGAGATGATATCTCCAGTTGGTCCAGTTTATCAGGCTGGTACTTTAAGTGGTAATCCATTAGCAATGGCTGCAGGTATTGAAACTCTAAAAATTCTAGGAGAAGAAGGGTTTTATGATAAACTTAGAGAAAAATCTAATAAATTGTGGGAAGGTTTCAGAGAAAACTGCAATAAGTTAGGTTTGAAATTTGCATTTAATTGCATAGAGTCAATGGGGTCTTTATTTTTTAAAGAAGGGGTTGTGGAATCTTTTGCTGATGCAGTTGAGTCAGACACAAAATTGTATGCTACTTTTTTTCATAAGATGCTTGCAAAAGGTATAAATCTTGCTCCTAGTCAATTTGAGGCGATGTTTGTATCTTCATCTCATTCTGAAGAAGACATAGATAAAACTATCAAAATTCATTATGAAGTTTTGAAAGAAATGTTTGGAAATTAA
- a CDS encoding TIM barrel protein: MILARIPYKKLEQYKDIILKEDLYVELTLEYDDLIIEDKISDLEKRIKTVHLPFFDINLGSKNKFVVEKSQEILIKTCHMIEIFSLENAVLHHNYSPYHYAFMEDEFIDRFVGALKEILDDVKPDFCISLENVFEDTPFVIHKILDKMKNYNVKVCFDFGHFNLFSKVELSYWLKLLKNEIVEFHIHNNYGIRDEHNPLDKGTFDYLQAFDIIVPKILVIENNNIDDFRTSAKILEKILGGRDESF; this comes from the coding sequence ATGATTTTAGCAAGAATCCCATATAAAAAACTTGAACAATATAAAGATATTATCTTGAAGGAAGATTTATATGTTGAGCTTACTCTTGAATATGATGATTTAATAATAGAAGACAAAATTAGTGATTTGGAAAAAAGGATTAAAACAGTACATTTACCATTTTTTGATATCAATCTAGGTAGCAAGAATAAATTTGTTGTGGAAAAGTCTCAGGAAATATTGATAAAAACATGCCATATGATTGAAATATTTTCTCTAGAAAATGCAGTTTTACATCACAACTATTCACCATATCATTATGCATTTATGGAGGATGAGTTTATTGATAGATTTGTTGGGGCATTGAAAGAGATTTTGGATGATGTAAAACCAGATTTTTGTATATCGTTGGAAAATGTTTTCGAGGATACCCCTTTTGTGATACATAAGATTTTAGATAAAATGAAAAATTATAATGTCAAAGTTTGTTTTGATTTTGGGCATTTCAATCTGTTTTCGAAAGTAGAATTATCTTATTGGTTGAAACTCTTAAAAAATGAAATAGTAGAATTTCATATCCATAATAACTATGGGATTAGAGATGAACATAACCCTCTTGATAAAGGTACTTTTGATTATTTACAAGCTTTTGATATTATAGTGCCTAAAATTTTGGTTATTGAGAACAATAATATTGATGATTTTAGAACTTCTGCTAAGATATTAGAAAAAATTTTAGGGGGAAGAGATGAGTCTTTTTGA
- a CDS encoding class II aldolase/adducin family protein, which produces MVELKREIIKYGKRVVREGLCTSFFGNISIRDSNKIYITATGTILDELEYSDIKVCDIDLEKCECASSEYVVHRNIYLKSSSIKAVLHTHSFYSLFLSEANISGIDIYEFSSVIGNIGFVEGESGSVELAEKVGCSVKNYDIVIVKNHGVFGWGDSLKEAYIKISALEYYAKLMFYKNYEGRKI; this is translated from the coding sequence ATGGTAGAATTAAAAAGAGAGATTATTAAATATGGCAAACGAGTTGTGAGAGAAGGGTTATGTACATCTTTTTTTGGTAATATTTCCATAAGAGATTCAAATAAAATTTATATTACAGCAACAGGAACCATTTTGGATGAATTGGAGTATAGTGATATAAAAGTTTGTGATATTGATTTGGAAAAATGTGAATGCGCTTCTAGTGAATATGTTGTTCATCGTAATATTTATTTAAAGAGTAGTTCGATAAAAGCTGTTTTACATACGCATTCATTTTATTCTTTATTTTTAAGCGAAGCAAATATCAGTGGAATTGATATTTATGAGTTTAGTAGCGTAATTGGAAATATTGGATTTGTTGAAGGTGAAAGTGGTAGTGTAGAGCTTGCTGAAAAAGTTGGTTGCAGTGTAAAAAATTATGATATTGTTATTGTAAAAAATCATGGAGTTTTTGGATGGGGAGATTCCTTAAAAGAAGCATACATTAAAATTTCTGCATTGGAGTATTATGCAAAACTGATGTTTTATAAAAACTATGAAGGTAGAAAAATATGA
- a CDS encoding ATP-binding cassette domain-containing protein, protein MIYIRNLVKSYGDKRILEIGELSFSKGNIFSIYGRNGSGKTTLLNILGGVDFDFSGELIIDFKKIGYVIQFIENIICKRTIFEEVLSIVKDNDLAEVIIDNLELNDVKSMNPLFLSSGQKRLLFLYSVFLVNDLILIDEPFINLDKKSKKLVVELFQTFKKKGKCIIYTTNRLNDTKIANYILEIENGRIKKRDY, encoded by the coding sequence ATGATTTATATTAGAAATCTTGTAAAAAGTTATGGTGATAAAAGAATATTAGAAATTGGAGAATTAAGTTTTAGTAAAGGTAATATTTTTTCAATTTATGGAAGAAATGGATCTGGAAAAACAACTTTATTAAATATTTTGGGTGGGGTAGATTTCGATTTTAGTGGAGAATTAATTATTGATTTTAAAAAAATTGGTTATGTTATTCAGTTTATCGAAAATATTATTTGTAAAAGGACAATTTTTGAGGAGGTATTATCAATAGTAAAGGATAATGATTTAGCTGAGGTTATTATTGATAATCTTGAGTTAAATGATGTCAAAAGCATGAACCCTCTATTTTTAAGTAGCGGTCAGAAAAGATTATTGTTTTTATATTCAGTTTTCCTTGTAAATGATTTGATTTTAATTGATGAGCCATTTATTAATTTGGACAAAAAATCTAAAAAGCTGGTTGTTGAATTATTTCAAACGTTTAAGAAAAAAGGTAAATGTATTATATATACAACAAATAGATTAAATGATACTAAGATTGCAAATTATATATTGGAGATAGAAAATGGTAGAATTAAAAAGAGAGATTATTAA
- a CDS encoding ATP-binding cassette domain-containing protein, producing the protein MITPLSLFIDSITFHYNKIKVFDKFSKFISFNNLLLIKGDIGSGKTTLLKLIYGYLKPKSGNIRLVLNDKEIGFDEKFFIHSNAVFNFVTGVIEDDLKLLGIDCSLFSPDIRKKYVYELSGGELKKLIIEISLSLNVKIILMDEPFDMLDDYEVNNLKKLIISSMSNRNKYFIIATHEDILDDISDQIIYL; encoded by the coding sequence GTGATTACCCCTCTTTCTCTTTTTATTGATTCCATTACATTTCATTATAATAAAATAAAAGTTTTTGATAAATTTTCTAAATTTATTAGTTTTAACAATTTATTATTGATAAAAGGTGATATCGGGTCTGGTAAAACTACTTTACTTAAATTAATTTATGGTTATCTAAAACCAAAATCTGGTAATATTAGGTTAGTTTTGAATGATAAAGAGATCGGTTTTGATGAGAAGTTCTTTATTCATTCCAATGCGGTTTTTAACTTTGTAACAGGTGTAATTGAAGATGATTTGAAGCTTTTAGGTATTGATTGTTCTCTTTTTTCTCCTGATATAAGGAAAAAGTATGTTTATGAATTGTCTGGTGGTGAACTTAAAAAATTGATCATTGAGATTTCACTAAGTTTAAATGTAAAAATTATATTAATGGATGAGCCTTTTGATATGCTAGATGACTATGAAGTAAATAATTTAAAAAAACTTATCATAAGTAGTATGTCAAATAGAAATAAATATTTTATTATTGCTACCCATGAAGATATTCTTGATGACATTTCTGACCAAATAATTTATTTATAA
- the rplQ gene encoding 50S ribosomal protein L17, with product MRHRKAGKKLGRPTAHRVAMLRNMTVSLVNNGRIETTLTRAKVLRGFVEPLITLGKKGDLAARRLALRKLPHKTTVHKIFEEIAPKFKNRPGGYTRIIKTGFRRGDNARMAIIEFVEGDKPAESQETAENQG from the coding sequence ATGCGTCATAGAAAAGCTGGTAAAAAATTGGGACGACCTACTGCTCATAGAGTTGCAATGCTTAGAAATATGACTGTGTCTCTTGTTAACAATGGTAGGATTGAAACTACCCTGACAAGGGCAAAGGTTTTAAGAGGTTTTGTTGAACCATTAATAACCTTAGGGAAAAAGGGTGATTTAGCAGCAAGGAGATTAGCTTTAAGAAAATTGCCACATAAGACAACAGTTCATAAAATTTTTGAGGAGATAGCTCCAAAATTTAAAAATAGGCCAGGTGGTTATACAAGAATTATCAAGACTGGGTTTAGAAGAGGCGATAATGCCAGAATGGCTATAATAGAATTTGTTGAGGGTGATAAACCAGCGGAATCTCAAGAAACCGCTGAAAATCAAGGATAA
- a CDS encoding DNA-directed RNA polymerase subunit alpha, with the protein MVLMDFRKVMKPKKIEQIGEATDRYAKFVIEPYERGFGITIGNSLRRVLLSTIEGTAVVGVKIDGVHHEYDTINGVLEDVVDIILNIKQLELNLLEHTLKRVYIHKKGEGRITANDIQSDGSVVVLNPDQHIATITNPETEVYMELYVERGIGYVPSEEIKDKFDDIDVIPVDAIYTPIKKVNYVVENARVGQSTDYDKLIFELETDGSIKPVDAIAFAAKIIKDQMEFFINFDEPVYEEVEEEEKEDNSYILELLDKSIEELELSVRAYNCLKNANIKTLADLCEKTDAELLKTKNFGRRSLEEIKKVLAELGLSLGMDLEAVGYIKKEVEGEEDAS; encoded by the coding sequence ATGGTTTTAATGGATTTTAGAAAAGTAATGAAGCCAAAGAAGATTGAGCAAATTGGAGAAGCTACAGACAGATATGCTAAATTTGTTATAGAACCATACGAAAGAGGTTTTGGTATAACAATAGGTAATTCGTTGAGACGTGTTTTGCTCTCTACTATTGAAGGGACAGCGGTAGTAGGTGTAAAAATAGATGGTGTCCATCATGAGTATGATACTATAAATGGTGTTTTGGAAGATGTTGTTGATATAATTTTAAATATCAAGCAACTCGAGTTAAATCTATTGGAGCATACACTAAAGCGTGTCTATATTCATAAAAAAGGGGAAGGCAGAATTACTGCTAATGATATTCAAAGCGATGGTAGTGTAGTGGTTTTAAACCCTGATCAACATATAGCAACTATAACTAACCCTGAAACTGAAGTTTATATGGAATTGTATGTAGAACGTGGTATTGGATACGTTCCATCAGAAGAGATTAAAGATAAATTTGATGATATTGATGTTATCCCTGTAGACGCAATTTATACTCCTATTAAAAAGGTAAATTATGTTGTTGAAAATGCCAGGGTTGGTCAAAGTACAGATTATGACAAGTTAATTTTTGAGCTTGAAACAGATGGTTCTATTAAACCCGTAGATGCGATAGCTTTTGCAGCTAAAATTATAAAAGATCAGATGGAATTTTTTATTAATTTTGATGAACCTGTGTATGAAGAGGTTGAAGAGGAAGAAAAAGAAGATAACAGCTATATTTTAGAGTTGTTAGATAAAAGTATTGAAGAACTTGAATTGTCTGTAAGAGCTTATAATTGTTTAAAAAACGCTAATATAAAAACACTTGCTGATCTGTGTGAGAAAACAGATGCAGAACTTTTAAAAACTAAAAATTTTGGTAGAAGGTCATTAGAAGAGATTAAAAAGGTATTGGCCGAATTAGGTTTAAGCCTCGGAATGGATTTAGAGGCTGTTGGGTATATTAAAAAAGAAGTTGAGGGAGAAGAAGATGCGTCATAG
- the rpsD gene encoding 30S ribosomal protein S4: MARYTGPVCKLCRREGMKLYLKGERCFKDKCAFEKKGYPPGQHGQMRKKISDYGLQLREKQKVKRIYGVLERQFRRYFDRATRMQGITGENLLQLLERRLDNVVYRSGFARSRKEARQLIRHNHFLVNGRKVNIPSFLCKEGDVVEVKEKSRDIAAIKESVETAEGRGLPEWISLDKTNFKATVNRLPVRSDINYDVQEHLIVELYSK; encoded by the coding sequence TTGGCTAGATATACAGGACCTGTCTGCAAGTTGTGTAGACGTGAAGGTATGAAATTATACTTAAAAGGGGAAAGATGTTTTAAAGATAAATGTGCATTTGAAAAGAAGGGTTATCCTCCAGGTCAACATGGGCAGATGAGAAAAAAGATTTCCGATTACGGTTTACAGCTTAGAGAGAAGCAAAAAGTTAAAAGAATATATGGTGTATTAGAAAGACAGTTTAGAAGATATTTTGATAGAGCTACCCGTATGCAGGGTATTACAGGTGAAAATTTGCTTCAATTACTTGAAAGAAGGCTTGATAATGTAGTTTATAGATCAGGTTTTGCTAGAAGTAGAAAAGAGGCGAGACAATTAATTAGACACAATCATTTCCTTGTTAATGGTAGAAAAGTAAATATTCCTTCATTCCTTTGTAAAGAAGGTGATGTTGTTGAAGTTAAAGAAAAAAGCAGAGATATAGCTGCTATTAAAGAGTCAGTGGAAACAGCTGAGGGTAGAGGGCTACCTGAATGGATCAGCCTTGATAAAACAAATTTTAAGGCTACAGTTAATAGATTACCTGTAAGAAGTGATATTAACTATGATGTTCAGGAGCACTTGATAGTAGAGTTGTACTCTAAGTAA
- the rpsK gene encoding 30S ribosomal protein S11, with the protein MAKPRRKKEKRNIPKGIAHIKSTFNNTIITFTDVNGNVICWDSSGTAGFKNARKSTPYAAQLAAESAAKKAVENGVREVEVNVKGPGAGRESAIRAIQAAGIKITVIRDVTPIPHNGCRPRKKRRV; encoded by the coding sequence ATGGCTAAGCCTAGGAGAAAAAAGGAAAAAAGAAATATTCCAAAAGGGATTGCACATATTAAATCTACTTTTAATAATACAATTATCACATTTACTGATGTTAATGGCAATGTAATCTGCTGGGATTCAAGTGGTACAGCAGGTTTTAAAAATGCTAGGAAATCAACACCATATGCTGCTCAATTGGCAGCTGAAAGTGCAGCAAAGAAAGCTGTAGAAAATGGTGTAAGAGAGGTTGAAGTTAATGTTAAAGGGCCAGGTGCTGGTAGAGAAAGTGCTATAAGAGCTATTCAGGCTGCAGGTATTAAAATAACAGTTATCAGGGATGTTACACCTATCCCACATAATGGTTGCCGTCCAAGAAAGAAAAGAAGAGTGTAA
- the rpsM gene encoding 30S ribosomal protein S13, whose product MARIAGVDVPNNKKVEIGLTYIFGIGRSTAKKIVEETGIDSNKRIGELSEQEISSIRKYIDSNLKVEGELRKEIGLNIKRLMEINCYRGYRHKNNMPCRGQKTRSNARTRRGLAGKRGIKRK is encoded by the coding sequence GTGGCAAGAATAGCTGGAGTCGACGTTCCTAATAATAAGAAAGTTGAAATCGGTTTAACCTATATTTTCGGTATTGGCAGAAGCACAGCTAAGAAAATAGTTGAGGAGACTGGTATAGACTCTAATAAAAGAATTGGTGAGTTGAGTGAGCAGGAAATATCTTCAATAAGAAAATATATTGACTCAAATTTGAAAGTTGAAGGTGAGCTTCGTAAAGAGATAGGTCTTAATATCAAAAGATTAATGGAGATAAATTGTTATAGAGGTTATAGACATAAAAATAATATGCCTTGCCGTGGGCAAAAAACTAGAAGTAATGCAAGAACCAGACGTGGATTAGCTGGTAAAAGAGGAATTAAGAGAAAATAA